One genomic window of Neisseria sp. oral taxon 014 str. F0314 includes the following:
- a CDS encoding lipoprotein, with protein MKKILLAALMTAALAACSQETKQETQEAAHAVASDVSAAQTDAASAVDSATSAAKDAADKAVSDAKETADKATADAKASADKAMADAKESAHKAMADAKETADKAKSAAKEAMKDSLDKAADATQKAADKMKDAANK; from the coding sequence ATGAAAAAAATCCTGCTTGCTGCTTTGATGACTGCCGCCTTGGCCGCCTGTTCTCAAGAGACGAAACAAGAAACCCAGGAAGCGGCGCACGCGGTGGCTTCCGATGTGAGCGCTGCCCAGACCGATGCGGCTTCCGCCGTTGATTCTGCGACTTCTGCGGCTAAAGATGCGGCGGACAAAGCGGTTTCCGATGCGAAGGAAACGGCGGATAAGGCAACGGCCGATGCGAAAGCCTCTGCCGACAAAGCAATGGCTGATGCCAAGGAATCTGCCCACAAAGCTATGGCGGATGCGAAAGAGACAGCCGACAAAGCCAAATCTGCGGCCAAAGAGGCAATGAAAGACTCTCTGGACAAGGCTGCGGATGCTACTCAGAAAGCCGCCGACAAAATGAAGGATGCGGCCAATAAGTAA
- a CDS encoding TrbC/VirB2 family protein, translated as MKQNIFKSTKEQYRNTMAVLAMMTLSGSAFADGATTGKGGIGNVKDACGQVSGFFSNIQSILQVASVAVVTIAVIMAGYQIAFAHKRVADVAPILVGALVIGAAGQIASWLITYSSSC; from the coding sequence ATGAAACAAAACATTTTTAAATCCACCAAAGAACAATATCGCAATACTATGGCGGTTTTGGCCATGATGACTTTGTCGGGGAGCGCATTTGCTGATGGTGCTACTACTGGCAAAGGCGGTATTGGCAATGTAAAAGATGCCTGTGGCCAGGTAAGTGGATTTTTTAGTAATATACAAAGCATTTTGCAGGTCGCTTCTGTGGCTGTTGTAACTATTGCAGTTATTATGGCTGGCTATCAAATTGCATTTGCTCATAAGCGTGTTGCAGATGTGGCTCCTATATTGGTTGGTGCATTGGTAATTGGTGCTGCTGGCCAAATTGCAAGCTGGTTAATTACGTATAGTTCAAGCTGTTAA
- a CDS encoding TerC family protein, producing MAAHPSVGTPLFYGVFFIAVCIMIAVDMLSLKKSGAHKISVKEALAWSCIWIAVSCGFAGWLYFELAGNPAYGAVAKEKVLEFFTGYILEKSLAVDNIFVFLMIFGYFKVPQQYQHRVLLYGVFGAIALRALMIFVGAVLVQQFEWILYLFGAFLLYTGIHMIKAGGDDEDEDLSKNKLLGWLQKHIPVSRVLNGEKFFTLENGKRIATPLLLVLVMIELSDVIFAVDSIPAVFAVTTDPFIVLTSNIFAILGLRAMYFLLADVADRFVFLKYGLAFVLSFIGVKMLAMHWIHIPISISLSVVFGALGASVLISLIYSKKLEKRGH from the coding sequence ATGGCCGCACATCCATCGGTCGGCACGCCGCTTTTTTACGGCGTATTTTTTATTGCCGTATGTATCATGATTGCCGTCGATATGTTGTCGCTGAAAAAAAGCGGCGCACATAAAATCAGCGTTAAAGAAGCGTTGGCCTGGAGCTGCATCTGGATTGCCGTATCCTGCGGTTTCGCAGGCTGGCTGTATTTCGAACTGGCCGGCAATCCTGCCTACGGTGCCGTTGCCAAAGAGAAGGTGTTAGAATTTTTCACCGGCTATATCCTCGAAAAATCATTGGCGGTAGACAATATTTTCGTTTTCCTGATGATTTTCGGTTATTTCAAAGTTCCGCAGCAATACCAGCACCGCGTATTGCTCTACGGCGTGTTCGGCGCCATCGCCCTGCGCGCACTGATGATTTTCGTCGGCGCAGTACTGGTGCAGCAGTTTGAATGGATACTCTATCTTTTCGGCGCATTCCTGCTGTATACCGGCATCCATATGATTAAGGCCGGCGGTGATGACGAAGATGAAGACCTGTCGAAAAACAAACTGTTGGGCTGGTTGCAAAAACACATTCCGGTCAGCCGCGTCCTCAACGGAGAAAAATTCTTCACGCTGGAAAACGGCAAACGCATCGCCACGCCGCTGCTATTGGTGTTGGTGATGATTGAATTGAGCGACGTGATTTTCGCGGTAGACAGCATCCCCGCCGTATTTGCCGTGACCACCGACCCGTTCATCGTCCTGACGTCCAACATTTTCGCCATTCTCGGTCTGCGCGCCATGTATTTTCTGCTGGCCGATGTTGCCGACCGCTTTGTCTTCCTGAAATACGGTTTGGCCTTCGTCTTAAGTTTTATCGGCGTAAAAATGCTGGCGATGCACTGGATACACATCCCGATTTCCATTTCCCTGTCGGTCGTATTCGGCGCACTCGGCGCCTCCGTATTGATTTCGCTGATTTACAGCAAAAAGTTGGAAAAACGCGGGCATTAA
- a CDS encoding VirB3 family type IV secretion system protein, producing the protein MKKNTLFRGCTRPPMFMGVPYVPFFIGAGIPLLFAMYFNLFYLLAIPVIIMILRQIAKQDEMVFRLWGLKLLFLFQTKNRSVRKGLSVTNPNIYRKTPSKTYNS; encoded by the coding sequence ATGAAAAAAAATACCTTGTTTAGAGGTTGTACGCGCCCCCCCATGTTTATGGGGGTGCCGTATGTGCCGTTTTTCATAGGAGCAGGGATTCCGTTGCTGTTCGCTATGTATTTTAATTTATTTTATTTATTGGCAATTCCAGTTATCATTATGATTTTAAGGCAAATTGCTAAACAGGATGAAATGGTTTTTCGGTTATGGGGGTTGAAACTTTTGTTTTTGTTTCAAACGAAAAACCGTTCAGTAAGAAAAGGTCTGTCTGTAACTAATCCAAATATTTATCGTAAAACACCAAGCAAAACCTATAATAGTTGA
- a CDS encoding patatin-like phospholipase family protein codes for MNKLTRRAALTALAALVLSACPSTRTPPPAVAPDQTAQLPQPQPSKPEAVIGLALGGGASKGFAHIGIIKVLKENGIPVKVVTGTSAGSIVGSLYASGMSPDRLELEAEILGKTDLVDLTLSTSGFIKGEKLQNYINYKVGNRPIQQFPLKFAAVATDFETGKAVAFNRGNAGQAVRASASIPNVFQPAVIGSRKYVDGGLSQPVPVSAAKAQGANFVIAVDISARPTKNVNQSFFSYLDQTLNIMSTSALHNELGKADIVIKPKVLELGSVGGFDQKNRAIQLGEQAARAALPEIKRKLAAYRY; via the coding sequence ATGAACAAACTCACCCGCCGCGCCGCATTAACCGCACTTGCCGCCTTGGTATTGAGCGCCTGCCCGAGCACCCGTACCCCGCCGCCGGCCGTTGCCCCGGATCAGACCGCGCAACTGCCGCAGCCCCAGCCATCCAAACCGGAAGCCGTTATCGGGCTGGCGCTCGGCGGCGGCGCTTCCAAAGGCTTTGCCCATATCGGCATTATCAAAGTATTGAAAGAAAACGGCATTCCCGTCAAAGTCGTTACCGGTACATCCGCCGGTTCCATTGTCGGCAGCCTGTATGCCTCAGGCATGTCGCCCGACCGCCTCGAGCTCGAAGCCGAGATTCTGGGTAAAACCGATTTGGTCGATTTGACCCTGTCCACCAGCGGCTTCATCAAAGGAGAGAAGCTGCAAAACTACATCAATTACAAAGTCGGTAACCGCCCGATTCAACAATTCCCGCTGAAATTCGCCGCCGTCGCCACCGATTTTGAAACCGGCAAGGCCGTTGCCTTCAACCGCGGCAACGCAGGCCAGGCCGTGCGCGCCTCCGCCTCGATTCCCAACGTGTTCCAGCCCGCCGTAATCGGCAGCCGCAAATACGTTGACGGCGGCCTGTCGCAGCCCGTGCCCGTCAGCGCCGCCAAAGCACAGGGCGCCAACTTCGTTATCGCCGTCGACATTTCCGCCCGTCCGACCAAAAACGTCAACCAGAGTTTCTTCTCCTACCTTGACCAGACCCTCAACATCATGAGCACCTCCGCCCTGCACAACGAACTGGGCAAGGCCGACATCGTGATTAAACCCAAAGTGCTGGAGTTGGGTTCCGTCGGCGGGTTCGACCAGAAAAACCGCGCCATCCAACTCGGCGAACAAGCCGCACGCGCCGCTTTGCCCGAAATAAAACGGAAGCTGGCAGCGTATCGGTATTGA
- a CDS encoding glycine zipper 2TM domain-containing protein has product MKSMFTKTFALLAVAASLSACAGMTQTQRNTATGAVIGGVAGNLIGGDTGSTLGGAALGGVIGSQVHRHR; this is encoded by the coding sequence ATGAAATCTATGTTTACCAAAACCTTTGCTTTGCTGGCTGTCGCAGCTTCGTTGAGTGCATGCGCCGGCATGACCCAGACCCAACGCAACACCGCTACCGGCGCAGTTATCGGCGGGGTGGCTGGTAATCTTATCGGTGGCGACACCGGTTCTACCTTGGGCGGAGCCGCATTGGGCGGCGTGATCGGCAGCCAGGTACACAGACACCGTTAA
- a CDS encoding membrane protein, with product MSIYTVAHIVHLYCAIAFVGGVFFEMLVLSVMHTKRVSREARREVERAMSYRAVRVMPPVVAVLFLSGLVMVFDRYTDILRQPLASSFGTLLALKILLAFSVLVHFAIAVVKMHRRTLTVGWSKYIHAVVFTHMLFIVLLAKGMFYFSW from the coding sequence ATGAGTATCTACACTGTGGCCCACATCGTTCATCTTTATTGTGCGATTGCCTTTGTGGGCGGAGTATTTTTTGAAATGCTGGTATTGTCGGTCATGCACACCAAACGCGTGTCGCGCGAGGCGCGGCGCGAAGTGGAGCGGGCGATGTCGTACCGCGCGGTACGCGTGATGCCGCCGGTGGTGGCCGTCTTGTTTCTGTCGGGGCTGGTCATGGTGTTCGACCGCTATACCGATATTCTGCGCCAGCCGCTTGCTTCGTCGTTCGGCACCTTGCTGGCTTTGAAAATACTGCTGGCTTTCAGCGTATTGGTACATTTTGCCATTGCCGTCGTCAAAATGCACCGCCGTACCCTGACCGTCGGCTGGTCGAAATACATCCACGCCGTCGTGTTCACCCATATGTTGTTTATCGTGCTCTTGGCCAAAGGCATGTTTTATTTCTCTTGGTAA
- a CDS encoding DUF533 domain-containing protein: protein MNFNNLLNQILGTVQKGSQSVSNSPLNSFTGGALAAGLASMLMKKKNTQKLVKAGSVAALGYIAYKGYQSWQQNRNQPELPQQAFEPAGQLAETHSHVILRTMIAAAASDGLIDEAEKQVIARESGTDAETAAWLAAEYEKPATVEELAAAVGNDEALAAETYLAARLVCADLSRKEIVFLTRLSQALGLDDQLVENLEKQLDLA, encoded by the coding sequence ATGAATTTCAACAACCTGCTCAACCAAATTTTGGGAACGGTTCAAAAAGGCAGCCAATCCGTATCCAACAGCCCGCTCAATTCTTTCACCGGCGGCGCGTTGGCAGCGGGACTGGCTTCCATGCTGATGAAAAAGAAAAACACCCAAAAACTGGTCAAAGCCGGTTCGGTCGCGGCTTTGGGTTATATCGCCTACAAGGGCTACCAAAGCTGGCAGCAAAACCGCAACCAACCCGAATTGCCGCAGCAGGCGTTCGAACCTGCCGGACAACTTGCCGAGACACACAGCCACGTGATTCTGCGCACCATGATTGCGGCCGCGGCATCGGACGGGCTGATTGACGAGGCGGAAAAACAGGTCATTGCCCGCGAAAGCGGCACAGATGCGGAAACTGCCGCCTGGCTTGCCGCCGAATATGAAAAACCGGCAACGGTCGAGGAACTCGCCGCAGCCGTCGGCAACGATGAGGCTTTGGCGGCGGAGACCTATCTGGCGGCAAGATTGGTGTGCGCCGATTTGTCGCGCAAAGAAATCGTGTTCTTAACCCGTCTGTCGCAGGCTTTGGGGTTGGACGACCAGTTGGTGGAGAATCTGGAAAAACAGCTTGATTTGGCTTGA
- the rsgA gene encoding ribosome small subunit-dependent GTPase A, translating to MTDTAQIITSYGRRYIVRTPDGKTYEASTRKKRVDFACGDRVHIQTVNAEQAVIEDYLPRESLLYRQDAWKTKLIAANVSQLLIVTAAVPSPSEALLQRALLAAEAAGIQAVIVLNKADLPETALWREKLKFYETLGYPVIETRALENADILRPVLQGHTNILLGQSGMGKSTLTNALLGNQTARTGDISTALDSGKHTTTHAQLYDLNEETQLIDSPGLQEFGLHHLQAADLLQYFPDLNHLVGQCRFHNCTHRAEPGCAVKAAADNQKVLAERVAFLQRITDELRR from the coding sequence ATGACCGATACCGCCCAAATCATCACCAGCTACGGCCGCCGCTACATCGTGCGCACGCCCGACGGCAAAACCTACGAAGCCAGCACGCGCAAAAAGCGGGTGGATTTCGCCTGCGGCGACCGCGTACATATCCAAACCGTCAACGCCGAACAAGCCGTCATCGAAGACTATCTGCCGCGCGAAAGCCTGCTTTACCGCCAAGACGCTTGGAAAACCAAGCTCATCGCCGCCAACGTCAGCCAGCTTCTTATCGTTACCGCCGCCGTTCCCTCGCCCAGCGAAGCCCTGTTGCAACGCGCCCTCCTAGCCGCCGAAGCCGCGGGCATCCAAGCCGTCATCGTCCTGAACAAAGCCGACCTGCCCGAAACCGCCCTCTGGCGCGAAAAACTCAAATTCTACGAAACGCTCGGTTATCCCGTCATCGAAACCCGCGCGCTGGAAAACGCCGACATCCTGCGTCCCGTCCTGCAAGGGCATACCAACATCCTGCTCGGACAAAGCGGCATGGGCAAATCCACCCTGACCAACGCCCTCCTGGGCAACCAAACCGCCCGCACCGGCGACATCTCCACCGCGCTCGATTCCGGCAAACACACCACCACCCACGCCCAGCTTTACGATTTAAACGAAGAAACCCAATTAATCGATTCCCCCGGTTTGCAAGAATTCGGCCTGCACCACCTCCAAGCCGCCGACCTTCTGCAATACTTCCCCGACCTGAACCATCTCGTCGGGCAATGCCGCTTCCACAACTGCACCCACCGCGCCGAACCCGGCTGCGCCGTCAAAGCCGCTGCGGACAATCAAAAAGTCCTTGCCGAGCGGGTAGCCTTTTTACAGCGCATTACGGATGAATTACGGCGTTGA
- a CDS encoding lytic transglycosylase domain-containing protein yields the protein MIDCGNLHVPPAVMQHVVHVESSFNPYAIGVVKGRLTRQPRNLQEALQTVKMLEAGGYNFSVGIAQVNRYNLKKYGLGSYEKAFDACSNLLAGSKILKECYISAKNDWGKAFSCYYSGNFITGYRHGYVQKIFDSIRKYGNYANTVVSNPNIQIIDLDKSKKVFIPNGGAVQATRYIQPKNMINPSRIGYAVKPANGSNRAVAQIRADTHESENRNSSQDSTFVF from the coding sequence ATGATAGATTGCGGCAATTTGCACGTCCCTCCAGCAGTGATGCAACATGTGGTACATGTTGAATCAAGTTTTAATCCTTATGCGATAGGTGTTGTAAAAGGAAGATTGACTAGACAGCCTAGAAATCTTCAAGAGGCTTTACAAACGGTAAAGATGTTGGAGGCAGGAGGATATAATTTCTCTGTGGGAATTGCCCAAGTTAATCGGTATAACCTAAAAAAATACGGTTTGGGTAGTTATGAAAAAGCATTTGACGCATGTTCTAATCTTTTGGCAGGATCAAAAATTCTGAAGGAATGTTATATTTCTGCAAAAAACGATTGGGGAAAGGCTTTTAGTTGTTATTATTCTGGAAACTTTATTACGGGATATAGACATGGATATGTACAGAAAATCTTTGATTCTATAAGGAAATATGGTAATTACGCTAATACCGTTGTTTCTAACCCTAATATTCAGATTATCGATTTAGATAAAAGTAAAAAGGTCTTTATACCAAATGGTGGTGCAGTGCAAGCGACACGATATATTCAACCCAAAAATATGATAAATCCCAGCAGGATAGGCTATGCGGTCAAGCCTGCTAATGGTAGTAATCGTGCAGTAGCTCAAATTAGGGCGGATACTCACGAATCAGAAAATCGTAATTCTTCACAGGATAGTACATTTGTATTTTGA
- the prfB gene encoding peptide chain release factor 2, which translates to MEAEVINQLNNTLNDLEKRSEDIRVYMDYQGKKDRLEEVIGLSEDPELWNDPKRAQEIGKERKILEGIVLTLDNIASGIEDNRMLIEMTVEENDEEGFAAVQEDVAGLEKQMADLEFKRMFNQPADPNNCFIDITAGAGGTEAEDWAGMLFRMYSRYAERKGFKIDILEEDDGEIAGINRATIRLEGEYAYGLLRTETGVHRLVRYSPFDSNNKRHTSFASVFVYPEIDDSIEIEINPADLRIDTYRASGAGGQHINKTDSAVRITHEPTGIVVQCQNDRSQHANKAAAMEMLKSKLYELEMRKRNEEKQALEEGKSDVGWGSQIRSYVLDSSRIKDLRTGYEVGNTKAVLDGDLDGFIEASLKQGV; encoded by the coding sequence ATGGAAGCCGAAGTAATCAACCAGCTCAACAACACCCTGAATGATTTGGAAAAGCGCAGCGAAGACATCCGCGTCTATATGGACTATCAGGGCAAAAAGGACCGATTGGAAGAAGTCATCGGCCTTTCCGAAGACCCTGAGCTGTGGAACGACCCCAAACGCGCCCAAGAAATCGGCAAAGAGCGCAAAATCCTCGAAGGCATCGTGTTGACGCTCGACAACATCGCGTCGGGCATCGAAGACAACCGCATGTTGATTGAAATGACCGTCGAAGAAAACGACGAAGAAGGTTTCGCCGCCGTGCAGGAAGACGTGGCGGGACTGGAAAAACAGATGGCGGATTTGGAGTTCAAACGGATGTTCAACCAGCCCGCCGACCCGAACAACTGCTTTATCGACATCACCGCAGGCGCGGGCGGTACGGAGGCGGAAGATTGGGCGGGTATGCTGTTCCGCATGTACAGCCGCTACGCCGAGCGTAAAGGCTTCAAAATCGACATCCTCGAAGAAGACGACGGCGAAATCGCGGGCATCAACCGCGCCACCATCCGTCTGGAGGGCGAATACGCCTACGGCTTGCTGCGCACGGAAACCGGCGTTCACCGCCTCGTGCGTTACTCGCCGTTTGACTCGAACAACAAACGCCACACCTCGTTTGCCTCCGTGTTCGTCTATCCCGAAATCGACGATTCCATCGAAATCGAAATCAACCCCGCCGATTTGCGAATCGACACCTATCGCGCATCGGGCGCGGGCGGCCAGCACATCAACAAAACCGACTCCGCCGTGCGTATTACCCACGAGCCGACGGGGATTGTGGTGCAGTGTCAAAACGACCGTTCGCAACACGCCAACAAAGCCGCTGCGATGGAAATGTTGAAATCCAAACTGTATGAATTGGAAATGCGCAAGCGCAACGAAGAGAAACAGGCGTTGGAAGAAGGCAAGTCCGATGTGGGTTGGGGCAGCCAAATCCGTTCATACGTCTTGGACTCCTCACGCATCAAAGACTTGCGCACAGGCTACGAAGTCGGCAACACCAAAGCCGTATTGGACGGCGATTTGGACGGCTTCATCGAAGCCAGCCTGAAACAGGGCGTTTGA
- a CDS encoding polyprenyl synthetase family protein, with amino-acid sequence MNPANELKVWQQKAQAQTELLLERFLPSENQVPHTLHEAMRYVTLGGGKRLRPLLVLAASELGDADQNAVEQAMAAIEMVHVYSLVHDDMPAMDNDSLRRGKPTCHVKYDEATALLVGDALQTQAFDVLSRPTGLPAERQIAMLSTLAKASGSLGMAGGQAIDLANVGKAMNQAQLEQMHSLKTGALIRAAAVLGALACPDLDSDDVRTLDNYAAKLGLAFQVIDDVLDCEADTATLGKTAGKDSDNDKPTYVKLMGLQTARAYAETLTAEATALLEPFGAKALRLNQLAQFVTARKN; translated from the coding sequence TTGAACCCGGCGAATGAATTGAAAGTATGGCAGCAAAAAGCCCAAGCGCAGACCGAATTGCTGCTGGAGCGTTTCCTGCCGTCTGAAAACCAAGTGCCGCACACGCTGCACGAAGCCATGCGTTACGTTACCCTCGGCGGCGGCAAACGGCTGCGCCCGCTCTTGGTGCTCGCCGCGTCCGAATTGGGCGATGCCGACCAAAACGCCGTAGAACAAGCCATGGCGGCGATCGAAATGGTGCACGTCTATTCCTTGGTCCACGACGACATGCCCGCAATGGACAACGACAGCCTGCGGCGCGGCAAACCGACCTGCCATGTGAAATACGACGAAGCCACCGCCCTCTTGGTCGGCGACGCGCTGCAAACCCAAGCCTTCGACGTATTGAGCCGTCCGACCGGACTGCCTGCCGAACGCCAAATCGCCATGTTGTCCACGCTCGCCAAAGCATCCGGCAGCCTCGGCATGGCGGGCGGACAAGCCATCGACCTTGCCAACGTTGGCAAAGCCATGAATCAGGCGCAGTTGGAGCAGATGCACAGCCTCAAAACCGGCGCCCTCATCCGTGCCGCCGCCGTATTGGGCGCGCTTGCCTGCCCCGATTTAGATTCAGACGACGTCCGTACCTTGGACAACTACGCCGCCAAACTCGGCTTGGCGTTCCAAGTCATCGATGACGTGTTGGACTGCGAAGCCGACACCGCCACCTTGGGCAAAACCGCCGGCAAAGACAGCGACAACGACAAACCGACCTACGTCAAACTGATGGGCTTACAAACTGCCCGCGCCTACGCCGAAACCCTGACTGCCGAAGCCACCGCGCTGCTCGAACCCTTCGGCGCAAAAGCCCTGCGACTGAATCAGTTGGCACAGTTCGTTACAGCCAGAAAGAATTAG
- a CDS encoding YdcF family protein yields MLRKILWIGTGLVILWLLLFGWVWGNNFYRSRQPVESIAPADTAVILGISVHDEGRQNPCLISRVEAGVELWKAGKVKKLIMSGGMNHDGYVGAQSMMQTAEKMGIPREVIELEDHSETTHQNILYTAPMIEQDKSVVIVSSAYHIPRARWIAGKLWRRKNIQTFAGKMCFENQFPRHIEELVRETGAIVKNGLLGYYW; encoded by the coding sequence ATGTTGAGGAAGATTTTATGGATAGGTACGGGTTTGGTCATATTATGGCTGTTGCTGTTCGGCTGGGTGTGGGGTAACAATTTCTATCGTTCGCGCCAACCGGTCGAAAGCATTGCTCCCGCCGATACGGCGGTAATCTTAGGTATAAGCGTTCACGATGAAGGGCGGCAGAATCCCTGCCTGATTTCCCGTGTAGAGGCAGGGGTTGAGCTTTGGAAAGCCGGTAAGGTAAAAAAACTGATTATGTCCGGCGGAATGAACCATGACGGTTACGTCGGAGCACAAAGCATGATGCAGACAGCGGAAAAAATGGGGATACCGAGAGAAGTTATTGAACTTGAAGACCATTCGGAAACAACCCATCAAAACATCCTTTACACCGCGCCCATGATTGAACAGGACAAATCGGTCGTTATCGTCAGTTCGGCCTACCATATACCGCGTGCACGTTGGATTGCCGGCAAATTATGGCGCAGAAAAAACATTCAGACTTTTGCCGGAAAAATGTGTTTTGAAAATCAATTTCCCCGCCATATTGAAGAATTGGTACGCGAAACGGGAGCCATCGTGAAAAACGGATTATTAGGATATTATTGGTAG
- a CDS encoding exodeoxyribonuclease VII small subunit has protein sequence MKKAPKSFEEALARLETLTQSMQSSEMPLEDALAAYQEGNELVRYCQTKLAEVEQKLQVLDAGELKELNLEPGE, from the coding sequence ATGAAAAAAGCCCCCAAATCCTTTGAAGAAGCCCTCGCCCGCCTCGAAACCCTGACCCAGTCCATGCAAAGCAGCGAAATGCCGCTGGAAGACGCTCTGGCAGCCTATCAGGAAGGCAACGAGCTGGTCAGATACTGCCAAACCAAGCTGGCGGAAGTCGAACAAAAGCTGCAAGTATTGGACGCGGGCGAACTGAAGGAGCTGAACCTTGAACCCGGCGAATGA
- the purB gene encoding adenylosuccinate lyase: MINPIAALSPLDGRYAKSVEALRPIFSEYGLMRARVKVELSWLKALAAEPKITEIPAFSDFTLAEIDKVIENFSLEDAAAVKAIEATTNHDVKAIEYWLKERFAGVPEVAAASEFIHFACTSEDINNLSHALMLQEARETVILPKLAEIIEKLTGMAHDLAAVPMMSRTHGQPATPTTLGKETANIVYRLQRQFKNLQAQEFLGKINGAVGNYNAHMVAYPDVDWETHCRNFVEISLGLTFNPYTIQIEPHDYMAEFFQTLSRINTILIDFNRDVWGYISLGYFKQKVKAGEVGSSTMPHKVNPIDFENSEGNLGMANAVLGFLAEKLPVSRWQRDLTDSTVLRNMGVGVGYAVLGFAAHLRGLNKLEPNPAALAADLDATWELLAEPIQTVMRRHGVANPYEKLKDLTRGKGGITPEVLKVFIESLEIPAEAKSQLLALTPALYIGKAEELAKRI; this comes from the coding sequence ATGATCAACCCTATCGCTGCACTTTCCCCCCTAGACGGCCGCTACGCCAAATCCGTTGAAGCATTGCGTCCGATTTTCTCCGAATACGGCCTGATGAGGGCGCGCGTCAAAGTCGAATTAAGCTGGCTCAAAGCCCTCGCCGCCGAACCGAAAATCACCGAAATTCCCGCCTTCAGCGATTTCACGCTTGCCGAAATCGACAAAGTCATCGAAAACTTTTCACTGGAAGACGCAGCCGCCGTCAAAGCCATCGAAGCGACCACCAATCATGATGTCAAAGCCATCGAATACTGGCTCAAAGAACGCTTCGCCGGCGTACCCGAAGTCGCCGCCGCCAGCGAGTTCATCCACTTCGCCTGCACCAGCGAAGACATCAACAACCTGTCCCACGCCCTGATGCTGCAAGAAGCGCGCGAAACCGTCATCCTGCCCAAACTGGCCGAAATCATCGAAAAACTCACCGGCATGGCGCACGATCTTGCCGCCGTCCCCATGATGAGCCGCACCCACGGCCAACCCGCCACGCCGACCACCTTGGGCAAAGAAACCGCCAACATCGTGTACCGCCTGCAACGCCAGTTCAAAAACCTTCAGGCGCAAGAATTCCTCGGCAAAATCAACGGTGCGGTCGGCAACTACAACGCCCACATGGTCGCCTATCCCGATGTCGATTGGGAAACCCACTGCCGCAACTTCGTCGAAATCAGCCTCGGCCTGACCTTCAACCCCTACACCATCCAAATCGAGCCGCACGACTACATGGCTGAATTCTTCCAAACCCTCAGCCGCATCAACACCATCCTGATTGACTTCAACCGCGACGTTTGGGGTTATATTTCATTGGGTTACTTCAAACAAAAAGTCAAAGCGGGCGAAGTCGGCTCATCGACCATGCCGCACAAAGTCAACCCCATCGACTTTGAAAACTCCGAAGGCAACCTCGGCATGGCAAACGCCGTATTGGGCTTCTTAGCCGAAAAACTGCCCGTCTCCCGTTGGCAGCGCGACCTGACCGACAGCACCGTCCTGCGCAATATGGGCGTAGGCGTAGGCTATGCCGTATTAGGTTTTGCCGCCCACCTGCGCGGTCTGAACAAGCTCGAACCCAACCCCGCCGCGCTGGCCGCCGATTTGGATGCCACTTGGGAGCTGCTCGCCGAACCGATTCAAACCGTTATGCGCCGCCACGGCGTCGCCAATCCTTACGAAAAACTGAAAGACCTGACGCGCGGCAAAGGCGGCATCACGCCCGAAGTGCTGAAAGTCTTCATCGAATCGCTGGAAATCCCCGCCGAAGCCAAATCCCAACTGCTCGCCCTGACCCCCGCGCTCTACATCGGCAAGGCGGAAGAGTTGGCGAAACGGATTTGA